In the Streptomyces sp. 3214.6 genome, CCTGTAGCCGGTCCCTCGGCTTCGCCGTCACCACGCACTCGTAGACCCTGCCGTCCAGGTGGACCACGGCGACCATGAGGGACTTGCCGTTGGGGCTCGGCTTGTAGTGGAGGCTCCGGATTTCGGGCCAGGGGAAGTCGATCGTGATGTCGTACATCTCGAAGGCGACGCCCGATGCGTCGACGACGACCGAGTTGTGCTTGTCGACCGCCAGGAACTCCGGGCCGGGCTGCGGCTGCGGCTGCGGCACGTACTGAGGAGAGCCCGCCTGCGGGGCGTATTGCGGCGGGGGCGGGCCGAAGCCCGGTGGGGTGGTGGGTGGAAAAGGAGGCGGCTGGTCTGTCACAGGCGAAACCTACCCGGCCGCGGCTGTGCGCCCACTTTCGGTCCCCCTGACCCCGCTGAAACATTTCCCCGGACCCACTGCATCAATGAAGTGAGGACGGCACGGCAACCGACGCAGGGGGAACACTCATGAGGCAGGTCCGCGCGGACGAGTACGCCGAGTTCGCGGCGGCGCGTGCCCGGCATCTGTATCGGTCGGCGTGTCTGCTCACCGCGGGGGACACGCACCTCGCCGAGGATCTGGTTCAGGAGACCCTCGGCAGGCTGTACGTCCGCTGGGGACGGGTGTCCCGGGTCGACAACCCGGCCGGGTACGCGCAGACCGTCCTCACCCGCACCTTCCTCGCCCACCAGCGCAGACGCAGCAGCCGCGAGCAGGCCGTGGACGTGTTCCCCGACATGCCCGACGGCAGCGGCAGCGACACTTCGTTGCGACTGACGCTGATGCAGGCCCTCGGGCGGCTGCCGGCCAAGGACCGGGCGGTGGTGGTCCTTCGGTACTGGGAGGACCGCTCGATCGAGGAGACCGCCGACGCGATGAACGCCAGCTCGGCGGCTGTGCGGACGCGGTGCTCGCGCGCGCTCGGACGGTTGCGGGAGCTGCTCGGCGAGGACATGAGCGAGTACGCCCGGCCCTGAGGCCCACCCGGTTTCGTCTCCGGTTTCGTCTCCGGTTTCGTCTTCGACTCCCTCTTCGCTCCCCTCGCCGTCCCGCCCTTCCCCTCTCCTCCCCTCCTTCGCCAGCAGACGAGTTCAGTCCATCCCTCGTGGAAACGGTGGTTCACCATGCCCGTAGACCAGCACAGCGATCCCTTCGAGGAGCGGCTCTCCGCCGCTCTGCACGAGGCCGGCGGTACCTTCGACAGCCCGGGCGGCGCGCTCGTCGCCGCGGGTCAGGCCCGGGGGCTCCGGCTGCGGCTGCGGCGCAGGGCCGCGGTCGTGGGGGGTGCGGCGAGTCTCGCCCTCGTGGGGGTGGGCGGGGCGCTTCTGCTGCCCGGCACCACATCCACTCCGACGCCCTCCTCCGTCGCCGCCACCGGCAGCAGCAAGCCGACCTCCTACTCCGGCGACGACGTGGTCCGCACGCTCCAGAAGCTGCTTCCCAAGGGGAAGTTCACCAAGTCGGAGGCGCGTGGCACGGGCGAGGAGCTGCCGCCGCTCGCGGTCGGCGTGTTCGACGACGGCAAGGGCGAGGGGTCCATCTCCTTGGGCCTGGGCCGGGTCCACTCGGACACGGGGAAGATCAATCCGTCCACCGCCGTGATGCCCTGCGCGGACGGCGGGCAGTCGGGCCTCGACAGCTGCAAGACCGAGCTGCTGCCCGACGGATCAGCGATCACCGTCTACCAGGGCTACGAGTATCCCGACCGCCGCGAGGACACCAAGGCGTGGGGGGCGGACCTGGTCACCCCGGCCGGGCAGCATGTGAGCGTCATCGAGTGGAACGCCGCGGCGGAGAAGGGGAAGCCGGTCACCCGTCCGGAACCCCCGCTGACGACCGCGCAGTTGAAGACGCTCGCCTCGGCGTCGCAGTGGCGCCGGATCGTCGACGCCATGCCGAAGGAGAAGAAGCCGGCCGCCCCGACCGCCTCGTCGGGCGCCCGGCCCGCGGAGATGGCCGGCTGGCTCATTCTGCGCAAGCTCAGTCTGCTGTTGCCGTCCGACCTGAAGCGCGTCTCGTACGGCAGCGACGAGACCGGGTACGGCTACATGGTCGTGGACGACGGCAAGGGCCGGAGCCTGGTCCAGGTCAACGTGCAGCCGAACATGTCCGACGACGCCGACCAGCTGTACGGCTCCGGCTCGGAGACCCTCGCCGACGGCACGCGGGTCGCGGTCAAGCAGGGGCCGGGCGAGAAGGGCGGGGCGGGGGTCGTGATGTGGACGGTCGACACCATGCGCAAGGACGGTCTGCGCGTGGTGGTCAGCGCCTTCAACACCGACCAGCAGAACAAGGCCGCGACCCGCCCGAAGCCCGCCCTCACGATCAAGCAGCTGCGGGCGATCGCGCTCAGCCCGCGATGGGTGAGCCAGAGCGACTGAGAGACGGAGGAGGACGCAAGGGCGGGGAGGAAGGTGAAAGGTGGACTGGCCCTCCGGCGCAGGCTCAGGCCGCCCGGGCTCAGGCTCGGGCGGCGGTCGGCAGGGCCAGGATCTCCCCGCGTCTGCGGCATGATCCGCCGGACAGGCCCTAGTAGGGCTTGGTCAGGTCCGTATTGGTGTGGGTATGTCGCGGTGGCAGGTGGGGCAGGCGCCGGTCCATAGGGCGAGGAGGGTCTGTAGCTCGCGGACGACTTGGTAGAGGCTCAGGCCGGCCCCGTGTCTTTTGGGGCTCGGGCCAGTCGTTGCAGGGTGCAGAAGGCGTGCGCGACGGAGACGAGGGTGACGTGGTGGTGCCATCCGTTCCAGGTGCGGCCCTCGAAGTGGGCAAGTCCCAGGGCCTGTTTCATCTCCCGGTAGTCGTGCTCGATGCGCCAGCGGAGTTTGGCGAGGCGGACCAGTGTGGTCAGGGGCATGCCGGAGGGCAGGTCGGACAGCCAGTACTGCACCGGCTCGCTCTCGCCGGCGGGCCATTCGGCCAGCAGCCAGCACACGGGCAGTTCCGGGCCGTCGGCCATCTGTCGGACCTCGCGTCCGGCAGGCCGGATGCGCAGGGCAACGAAGCGGGAGTGCATCCGCTTGCGGCCCGAGCGGCCGGTGCCGGGCCGGGAGCCCTCCCGCCACTGCACCCGTCTGGCCGCTTTCCGGCCCGCCGCGATGACCAGCTCCTTCACCGGCTGCGGCTTGTCGGGATACTTCGCCACCGGCGGGCGGCCCATCCCGGAGTACGGCTCGGCCACCGGCACCGCGTCGGCGGGCTGGGCGGAGAGCGTGGTGGAGATCCCCACCACGTAATTCAGGCCGCGGGCCTGCAGTCCGTGCCGGAAGGCGGCGGCGTCGCCGTATCCGGCGTCCGCGACGGCCAGCGGCACCTCGAGTCCCCAGGAGCGGGTCTCATCGAGCATGTCCAGGGCCAGCTGCCACTTCTCCACGTGCCCGACATCGTCCGGGATGCCGCAGCCGGCACGGCGGGCGATCTTGTCGGCATCGGCCTTCGGCGAGGCGGGATCCCACGTCTGGGGCAAAAACAGCCGCCAGTTGACCGCCGCCGAGGCGTGGTCGGACGCGAGGTGGAGCGAGACGCCGACCTGGCAGTTGGTGACCTTGCCCGCGGTGCCGGTGTACTGCCGCGACACGCATGCCGAGGCGCTCCCGTCCTTGAGGAACCCGGTGTCGTCGAAGACCAGGGCCTCGGGCCCGATCGCCTCCTCCATCCGCCAGGCGAGCTGGGCCCGGATATGTGCCGGGTCCCAGGGGCTGGTGGTGATGAAGTTGGCCAATGCCTGACGATTGCCGTCCTCCCCAAGCCGGGCGGCCATCGGCTCGACCGACTTACGCTGTCCGTCGGTCAGCAGCCCCCGCAGATAGACCTGCCCCCACCGGCGCTGGTCCTTGCGCGCGAACGGCTCGAACACCTCCGCCGCGAACGCCTCCAACTCACCACGCACCGCAGCAATCTCGTCCGGAGTCACACAAACTCAACGCCACACCAGACCCGCAGGACACGCACCACAACAACCGACCTGACCAAGCCCTACTAGGGGCTCAGAAGAACTCCGACCACGGCTGGTCCCAGATCTGCTTCACGCACAGCACCAGGAACAGCAGCCCCGCCAGCACGAGCATCGCGTTGCTCAGCAGTCCATTGCGCCACTCCCTGGGCGTACGGGAGGTGTTGAGCAGCCACAGCAGCGTCCCCGCCAGGAACGGCAGGAAGGCCGCGCCGAGTACGCCGTACAGGATGACCAGGCGGAACGGCTGGCCCTGGAAGAGCAGCACGATCGGCGGGAAGGTCAGCCACAGCAAGTACGCCCGGAAGGGCCAGGAGCGTTCCCGCTCGCCGGAGGCGACCTCAGCGCCAGTCGCCCCGCCCGTCGCCCCGCCCACCGACTCGCCCTGATGGCGGTACCGCGCCACGAAGTCGGCGAACATCAGGCTCACGCCGTGCCAGACGCCGATCAGGGAGGTGAAGGAGGTGGCGAAGAAGCCGATCAGGAAGAACTTGGCGGTCGCCGTGCCGTACTCCGCCTCCAGGATGTCGCTCAGCTGGACGAGCCCCTTGTCGCCGCTCGCGATCGCCACGTTCGCGGAGTGCAGTAGCTCCGCCCCGACGAAGAGCATCGCGACGACGAAGACGCCGGTGGTGATGTACGCGACGCGGTTGTCGAGCCGCATGACCTTCATCCAGCCCGTGTTCGTCCAGCCCTTGGCGTTGACCCAGTAGCCGTACGCGGCCAGCGTGATCGTGCCGCCGACGCCGCCGATCAGGCCGAGGGTGTTGAGGACGGAGTCCTTCTCGTCGGGCAGGACCGGGAGCAGGCCCGCGAAGGCGTCGCCGAGGTTCGGGGTGACCCGGATCGCCAGGTACACCGTCACCACGAACATGACGCCCACCAGGACCGTCATGACCTTCTCGAAGACGGCGTACTTGTTGAACCAGACGAACACCAGGCCCACCAACCCGCAGGCGATGGCCCACGACTTGAGGTCCATCACGTCCGGGAACAGCGCCTGGAGCGGCAGCGCGCTCGACGACATCGCCGCCGCGCCGTAGACGAAGCCCCAGACGACGACGTAGACGACGAAGAACCATGTCGTCCAACGGCCCAGGCTCGCCCAGCCGTCGAAGAGGGTGCGGCCGGTGGAGAGGTGCCAGCGGCCGGCGGCCTCGGCGAGGGAGATCTTGACCAGGCAGCCGACGACGGCCGCCCAGAGCAGGGTGTAGCCGAAGTTGCTGCCGGCGATGAGGGTGGCGACCAGGTCACCGGCGCCGACGCCAGTCGCCGCTACCACGATGCCGGGGCCGATGTACTTCCAACTGGATTTGCGGGGGGAGGTGTTGCCGTGGAGGTCGATGTCGGATGGAGCCTCGGTGTCCGTGAAGTTTCCTGTGGGGGGTCCCGTGGTGTCCGCCATGAAGGTCAAGAAAGCCCAAAGA is a window encoding:
- a CDS encoding SigE family RNA polymerase sigma factor is translated as MRQVRADEYAEFAAARARHLYRSACLLTAGDTHLAEDLVQETLGRLYVRWGRVSRVDNPAGYAQTVLTRTFLAHQRRRSSREQAVDVFPDMPDGSGSDTSLRLTLMQALGRLPAKDRAVVVLRYWEDRSIEETADAMNASSAAVRTRCSRALGRLRELLGEDMSEYARP
- a CDS encoding IS701 family transposase, with the protein product MTPDEIAAVRGELEAFAAEVFEPFARKDQRRWGQVYLRGLLTDGQRKSVEPMAARLGEDGNRQALANFITTSPWDPAHIRAQLAWRMEEAIGPEALVFDDTGFLKDGSASACVSRQYTGTAGKVTNCQVGVSLHLASDHASAAVNWRLFLPQTWDPASPKADADKIARRAGCGIPDDVGHVEKWQLALDMLDETRSWGLEVPLAVADAGYGDAAAFRHGLQARGLNYVVGISTTLSAQPADAVPVAEPYSGMGRPPVAKYPDKPQPVKELVIAAGRKAARRVQWREGSRPGTGRSGRKRMHSRFVALRIRPAGREVRQMADGPELPVCWLLAEWPAGESEPVQYWLSDLPSGMPLTTLVRLAKLRWRIEHDYREMKQALGLAHFEGRTWNGWHHHVTLVSVAHAFCTLQRLARAPKDTGPA
- a CDS encoding Nramp family divalent metal transporter is translated as MADTTGPPTGNFTDTEAPSDIDLHGNTSPRKSSWKYIGPGIVVAATGVGAGDLVATLIAGSNFGYTLLWAAVVGCLVKISLAEAAGRWHLSTGRTLFDGWASLGRWTTWFFVVYVVVWGFVYGAAAMSSSALPLQALFPDVMDLKSWAIACGLVGLVFVWFNKYAVFEKVMTVLVGVMFVVTVYLAIRVTPNLGDAFAGLLPVLPDEKDSVLNTLGLIGGVGGTITLAAYGYWVNAKGWTNTGWMKVMRLDNRVAYITTGVFVVAMLFVGAELLHSANVAIASGDKGLVQLSDILEAEYGTATAKFFLIGFFATSFTSLIGVWHGVSLMFADFVARYRHQGESVGGATGGATGAEVASGERERSWPFRAYLLWLTFPPIVLLFQGQPFRLVILYGVLGAAFLPFLAGTLLWLLNTSRTPREWRNGLLSNAMLVLAGLLFLVLCVKQIWDQPWSEFF